One window of the Perca fluviatilis chromosome 5, GENO_Pfluv_1.0, whole genome shotgun sequence genome contains the following:
- the LOC120558822 gene encoding testis-expressed protein 49-like, giving the protein MTFFGLTHLGYQNPIGDKMIVNSRGASQFRDGEINTRAGLPPSLQGEQGPLRCNDTCSVYHQPLPYSADIHHGSHERYKEMVKRVQTPRAPNQLYIMPLTDSQQYGWMLSRNPEPWTQVKRFPRKNSEMTKFVKEMSATDPEFSLF; this is encoded by the exons ATGACCTTCTTCGGTTTAACACACCTGGGTTATCAAAACCCAATAGGCGATAAAATGATAGTGAATTCCAGAGGAGCGTCTCAATTCCGGG ATGGTGAGATTAACACCAGAGCAGGACTGCCTCCATCTCTTCAAGGAGAACAGGGACCCCTCAGATGTAATGACACATGCAGCGTTTACCACCAGCCTCTTCCCTACAGCGCTGACATACACCATGGGAGCCATGAGCGATACAAAGAGATGGTCAAACGGGTTCAAACACCCAGGG CCCCTAACCAGCTGTACATAATGCCTCTAACGGACAGCCAGCAGTATGGATGGATGTTGTCCAGGAATCCTGAACCATGGACCCAAGTCAAACGCTTTCCCCGAAAGAACAGTGAGATGACAAA GTTTGTTAAAGAAATGTCAGCGACAGACCCGGAGTTCAGCCTGTTCTGA